Proteins from a genomic interval of Quercus robur chromosome 9, dhQueRobu3.1, whole genome shotgun sequence:
- the LOC126699954 gene encoding norbelladine synthase-like isoform X1, with protein sequence MFGQLSHELGVNVPASEAWELYSTLRLAKLVEEEPASGIEKIDVIEGDGGAGTILKLTFAGPPLFTVYKEKFTKLDNEKRLKETEVIEGGYLELGFTLFLIRFEVIEKDNDSCIIKSTIEYDVKEEAAANASYVTIDAVANIAELSKNYLTKNKAAKDEH encoded by the exons ATGTTTGGGCAGCTCTCACACGAGCTAGGGGTGAACGTGCCGGCAAGTGAAGCGTGGGAGCTTTACAGCACGCTTCGGTTGGCAAAACTTGTTGAAGAAGAGCCTGCAAGTGGCATTGAGAAAATTGATGTCATAGAAGGTGATGGAGGGGCTGGGACTATTCTCAAGCTAACATTTGCAG gCCCACCTTTGTTTACTGTTTACAAAGAGAAGTTCACAAAGCTTGACAATGAGAAACGCCTGAAAGAAACAGAAGTGATCGAAGGAGGATATCTTGAGTTAGGCTTTACTCTTTTTCTTATTCGATTCGAAGTCATAGAGAAAGACAATGATTCATGCATAATCAAAAGCACAATAGAGTATGATGTCAAGGAAGAGGCTGCTGCTAATGCCTCGTATGTTACTATTGACGCAGTGGCAAATATTGCAGAACTCTCCAAAAATTATCTCACCAAAAACAAAGCTGCTAAAGATGAACACTAA